A single genomic interval of Aphidius gifuensis isolate YNYX2018 linkage group LG6, ASM1490517v1, whole genome shotgun sequence harbors:
- the LOC122858680 gene encoding basement membrane-specific heparan sulfate proteoglycan core protein-like: MKKKKIRLKLSMSFNPSDNGDGILIYCSQSEEGYGDFGALIIKDRHVEFRFDVGTGMAVVRSNYIIQPGVWTRLTLNRDFKDCKLSVNGEPLVEGLSPGTAKTMTLNTPLYVGGVNKTKITINKNVDVSRHFHGCINELEITSLNLNLLKSTIDSTNIEDCEISTIKKTATNSTINLNNTTNKFTTTLPYNPCDSSPCRHGICQLSKNFYGYSCTCEYGYVGLNCENVLKQCELLIPCKNNGKCNDLHGSYKCNCPLGFNGKDCEKHIKIAYDVKFHGDGWLEVQRSLMKHEDDSEIIGFEISTNQSDGLIMWHGQTPNDLNSNDYISLGVVNGYVEYQYDLGSGPAILRVTTRRVDDGERHRVILKRQGSEGSIELNGEYLESGVSDGLQQILNTQGNVFLGGVPDYAMTHGKYHNGFSGCIYTLEVQDSGAINIGDNSLRGQNVYSCTRVKWHPSSLVFTDPDNDIFDAFIPPPPVNIIHPKPTVNLSSQNFSFLYVITIVDTFINAILNCSIINDNLRYFIRLIETLIFGNFVKSCIVNFLNI, from the exons atgaaaaaaaaaaaaattaggcttAAGCTATCAATGAGTTTTAATCCATCGGACAATGGAGATGGAATATTGATATATTGTTCACAAAGTGAAGAAGGCTATGGTGATTTTGGTGCCCTGATAATAAAAGATCGTCATGTTGAATTTCGTTTTGATGTGGGAACAGGAATGGCTGTTGTAAGATCAAACTATATTATTCAACCAGGTGTATGGACAAGATTAACACTCAATCGTGATTTTAAAGATTGTAAACTATCAGTTAATGGTGAGCCACTTGTTGAAGGTCTATCACCAGGTACTGCTAAAACAATGACACTAAATACACCACTCTACGTTGGTGGtgtcaataaaacaaaaataacaatcaataaaaatgttgatgtTTCAAGACACTTTCATGGATGTATCAATGAG CTTGAAAtaacatcattaaatttaaatctacttaaatcaacaattgattCAACAAACATTGAAGACTGtgaaatatcaacaattaaaaaaacagctacaaattcaacaattaatttaaataatacaacaaataaatttacaacaacCTTGCCATATAATCCATGTGATTCAAGTCCTTGTCGTCATGGTATTTgtcaattatctaaaaatttttatggatATTCTTGTACATGTGAATATGGATATGTTGGATTAAATTGTGAAAATGTACTTAAACAATGTGAATTATTAATaccatgtaaaaataatggtaaatgtAATGATCTTCATGGTTCATATAAATGCAATTGTCCACTTGGTTTTAATGGAAAAGATTGTGAAAAAC atattaaaattgcttatgatgttaaatttcatGGTGATGGATGGTTAGAAGTACAAAGATCACTGATGAAACATGAAGATGACAGTGAAATAATTGGTTTCGAAATATCAACAAATCAAAGTGATGGTTTGATAATGTGGCATGGACAAACACcaaatgatttaaattcaaatgactACATTTCTCTTGGTGTTGTTAATGG CTATGTTGAGTACCAGTATGACCTGGGATCTGGTCCAGCAATTTTACGTGTTACAACAAGACGAGTAGATGATGGTGAACGTCATCGTGTTATTTTAAAACGTCAAGGAAGTGAAGGAAGTATTGAATTAAATGGAGAATACTTGGAGAGTGGTGTTAGTGATGGtttacaacaaatattaaatacacaaGGAAATGTTTTTCTTGGTGGTGTACCAGATTATGCAATGACACATGGAAAATATCATAATGGATTTTCTGGATGTATTTATACACTTGAAGTTCAAGATTCAGGTGCTATTAATATTGGTGATAATTCATTGAGAGGACAAAATGTTTACTCATGCAccag AGTCAAATGGCATCCATCATCTCTGGTATTTACTGATCCagataatgatatttttgatgcatttataccaccaccacctgTTAATATAATCCATCCAAAACCAACCGTCAATTTATCATcacaaaattttagttttcttTATGTTATAACAATTGTTGATACTTTTAtaaatgcaattttaaattgctcaataataaatgataatttacgaTATTTTATTCGATTAATTGAAACATTAATATTTggaaattttgttaaatcatgtattgttaattttttaaatatttaa
- the LOC122858716 gene encoding protein-S-isoprenylcysteine O-methyltransferase produces MKLGKDGRVSLVSFISASNLAIISHILLKLSLDDRSIINSFWWIHILQFTFLNVLIKIAFKDFIYQVSVRSILLGYTTGIGCIIGVFGERTWQSFGLYMIVLSTFHYSEFLAIAWTNPKAVSIDSFVLQHSLAYGIAAASSWIEFIIERYYYPDLKTSTIVSYFGLFMCIGGEVLRKLAMITASHNFNHILQTKKSHDHQLITHGVYQLCRHPSYVGWFYWSIGTQLILQNPFCLLAYTIASWRFFHDRVILEEITLLNFFDDQYVNYQKQVGTGLPFISGYRIDT; encoded by the exons atgaaactcGGTAAAGATGGAAGAGTTAGTTTAGTGTCATTTATCAGTGCTTCAAATTTGGCAATAATATCTCacattttgttaaaattatcacTTGATGATAGGTCCATCATAAATAGTTTTTGGTGGATCcacattttacaatttacatttttaaatgttctcattaaaattgcatttaaagattttatttatcaa gtATCAGTGAGATCAATACTTCTTGGTTACACAACTGGTATTGGATGTATCATTGGTGTGTTTGGTGAAAGAACATGGCAATCATTTGGTCTCTACATGATTGTTCTGTCAACATTTCATTACTCTGAATTTCTAGCAATAGCCTGGACAAATCCAAAAGCAGTTAGTATTGATAGCTTTGTACTGCAACACAGCTTAGCATATGGTATTGCTGCTGCTTCAAGTTGGattgaatttatcattgaaCGTTATTATTATCCTGatttaaaaacatcaacaattgtttcgtATTTTGGTTTATTCATGTGTATTGGTGGTGAAGTGTTGAGAAAATTAGCTATGATAACTGCTAgtcataattttaatcatattttaCAAACTAAAAAATCACATGATCATCAACTTATAACACATGGTGTTTATCAACTCTGCAGGCATCCAAGTTATGTTGGCTGGTTCTATTGGTCAATTGGAACACAG ttAATTTTGCAAAATCCATTTTGCCTTCTTGCATATACAATTGCTTCGTGGAGATTTTTTCATGATCGTGTTATTCTTGAAGAAATaacattgttgaatttttttgatgatcaatatgtcaattatcaaaaacaagTTGGAACTGGTTTACCTTTCATATCTGGATACAGAATTGACACGTAG
- the LOC122858721 gene encoding latrophilin-like protein LAT-2, giving the protein MNLLAALFMVQLLFIVGVGGVHDSELCISLGLSLQYLRVSVVCWLAAMCHHLYATVASLPSRDDPPTYLKYSLFAWGAPLITLLGAIHIQRQEKNDIWNVKDLTPFNCWFLGAKATVYTYGLPIIVLLLISGYYLVKAAIVSRYTCSMQLEVKQREKMKRRRSLQLVLFLKICMIIGLIAGCGIAARVWKVPVFWAIFCTGHSLQGLCVAVSVACNCHIVKVYSRKQKQSKQQIAKSSSMQLLAPQPDPV; this is encoded by the exons ATGAATTTACTTGCAGCTTTGTTTATGGTACAGCTTCTGTTTAttgttggtgttggtggtgttCAT GATTCCGAGCTGTGTATATCACTGGGTTTGAGCCTTCAATATTTGAGGGTATCAGTTGTATGTTGGCTTGCGGCAATGTGCCATCATTTATACGCAACAGTCGCTTCATTACCTAGCAGGGATGATCCACCAACATATCTTAAATATAGTTTATTTGCCTGGGGTGCACCTTTAATAACACTACTCGGTGCTATTCATATACaacgacaagaaaaaaatgatatttggaACGTTAAGGATTTGACACCCTTCAACTGCTG GTTTCTTGGAGCAAAAGCAACTGTTTACACTTACGGTTTGCCGATTATTGTACTTCTCCTTATCTCCGGATATTATCTCGTCAAGGCAGCAATTGTTTCAAG atataccTGCAGTATGCAACTTGAAGTAAAACAacgtgaaaaaatgaaaagaagaCGATCATTGCAGTTGGTgttgtttttgaaaatatgCATGATCATTGGGCTAATTGCTGGTTGTGGTATTGCTGCTAGAGTCTGGAAAGTTCCTGTTTTTTGGGCAATTTTTTGCACTGGTCATTCACTCCag GGACTTTGTGTTGCTGTATCTGTTGCTTGCAATTGTCACATTGTCAAGGTTTATTCTAGAAAGcaaaaacaatcaaaacaacag aTTGCAAAATCATCGAGTATGCAACTTTTGGCACCACAACCAGATCCAGTATAG